Proteins encoded in a region of the Suricata suricatta isolate VVHF042 chromosome 10, meerkat_22Aug2017_6uvM2_HiC, whole genome shotgun sequence genome:
- the ELFN2 gene encoding protein phosphatase 1 regulatory subunit 29, giving the protein DLRLNENKLKAVLYSSLNRFGNLTDLNLTKNEISYIEDGAFLGQSSLQVLQLGYNKLSNLTEGMLRGMGRLQFLFVQHNLIEVVTPAAFSECPSLISIDLSSNRLSRLDGATFASLASLMVCELAGNPFNCECDLFGFLAWLVVFNNVTKNYDRLQCESPREFAGYPLLVPRPYHSLNAITVLQAKCRNGSLPARPASHPTPYSTDAQREPDENSGFNPDEILSVEPPASSSTTDASAGPVIKLHHVTFTSATLVVIIPHPYSKMYVLVQYNNSYFSDVMTLKNKKEIVTLDKLRAHTEYTFCVTSLRNSRRFNHTCLTFTTRDPVPGDLAPSTSTTTHYIMTILGCLFGMVIVLGAVYYCLRKRRMQEEKQKSVKVKKTILEMRYGADVDAGSVVHAAQKLGEPPVLPVSCMPSLPSMIGEKLPTSKGLEAGLDTPKVATKGNYIEVRTGAGGDGLARPEDDLPDMDNGQGSAAEISTIAKEVDKVNQIINNCIDALKLDSASFLGGGGGAGDPELAFECQSLPAAAAASSSSSSSAAVPGALERPSFLSPPFKESSHHPLQRQLSADAAVARKTCSVSSSGSIKSAKVFSLDVPDHPAAAGLAKGDSKYIEKGSPLNSPLDRLPLVPAGGSGVGGVHHLEVKPAYHCSEHRHSFPALYYEEGADSLSQRVSFLKPLTRSKRDSTYSQLSPRHYYSGYSSSPEYSSESTHKIWERFRPYKKQHREEAYVAAGHALRKKVQFAKDEDLHDILDYWKGVSAQQKL; this is encoded by the coding sequence GACCTGCGGCTCAACGAGAACAAGCTCAAGGCCGTGCTGTACTCCTCGCTCAACCGCTTCGGGAACCTCACCGACCTCAACCTCACCAAGAACGAGATCTCCTACATCGAGGACGGCGCCTTCCTGGGCCAGTCGAGCCTGCAGGTGCTGCAGCTGGGCTACAACAAGCTGAGCAACCTGACGGAGGGCATGCTGCGCGGCATGGGCCGCCTGCAGTTCCTCTTCGTGCAGCACAACCTCATCGAGGTGGTGACGCCCGCTGCCTTCTCCGAGTGCCCGAGCCTCATCAGCATCGACCTGTCCTCCAACCGCCTCAGCCGCCTGGACGGTGCCACCTTCGCCAGTCTGGCCAGCCTCATGGTGTGCGAGCTGGCCGGCAACCCCTTCAACTGCGAGTGCGACCTCTTTGGCTTCCTGGCCTGGCTGGTGGTGTTCAACAATGTCACCAAGAACTACGACCGCCTGCAGTGCGAGTCGCCGCGCGAGTTCGCCGGCTACCCGCTGCTGGTGCCCCGGCCCTACCACAGCCTCAACGCCATCACCGTGCTCCAGGCCAAGTGCCGCAACGGCTCGCTGCCCGCGCGGCCTGCTAGCCACCCGACGCCCTACTCCACCGACGCCCAGAGGGAGCCCGACGAGAATTCAGGCTTCAACCCCGACGAGATCCTCTCGGTGGAGCCGCCGGCCTCGTCGTCCACCACGGACGCGTCTGCGGGTCCGGTCATCAAGCTGCACCATGTGACTTTCACCTCGGCCACGCTGGTGGTCATCATCCCGCATCCCTACAGCAAGATGTACGTCCTGGTCCAGTACAACAACAGCTACTTCTCCGACGTCATGACGCTCAAGAACAAGAAGGAGATCGTCACGCTGGACAAGCTGCGCGCACACACCGAGTACACCTTCTGCGTGACCTCGCTGCGCAACAGCCGCCGCTTCAACCACACCTGCCTGACCTTCACCACGCGGGACCCCGTGCCCGGCGACCTGGCACCCagcacctccaccaccacccactACATCATGACCATCCTGGGTTGCCTCTTCGGCATGGTCATCGTGCTGGGCGCCGTCTACTACTGCCTGCGCAAGCGGCGCAtgcaggaggagaagcagaagtcCGTCAAGGTCAAGAAGACCATCCTGGAGATGCGCTACGGGGCAGACGTGGATGCCGGCTCCGTCGTCCACGCCGCCCAGAAGCTGGGTGAGCCGCCCGTGCTGCCCGTGTCCTgcatgccctccctcccctccatgatCGGGGAGAAGCTCCCCACCTCCAAGGGGCTGGAGGCCGGGCTGGACACACCCAAGGTCGCCACCAAGGGCAACTACATTGAGGTTCGAACTGGCGCGGGCGGGGATGGCCTGGCCCGGCCTGAGGACGACCTCCCGGACATGGACAACGGCCAGGGCTCGGCCGCTGAGATCTCGACCATCGCCAAGGAGGTGGACAAGGTCAACCAGATCATCAACAACTGCATCGACGCCCTCAAGCTCGACTCGGCCTCGTTCCTTGGGGGAGGCGGCGGCGCCGGGGACCCCGAGCTGGCCTTTGAGTGCCAGTCCCTCCCTGCTGCCGccgctgcctcctcctcctcatcctcctcagCCGCTGTTCCCGGGGCCCTGGAGCGGCCCAGCTTCCTGTCGCCCCCCTTCAAGGAGAGCTCCCACCACCCTCTCCAGCGCCAGCTCAGCGCCGACGCCGCCGTGGCCCGCAAGACCTGCAGTGTGTCGTCCAGCGGCTCCATCAAGAGCGCCAAGGTCTTTAGCCTGGACGTGCCCGACCACCCGGCCGCCGCGGGGCTGGCCAAGGGCGACTCCAAGTACATCGAGAAGGGCAGCCCGCTCAACAGCCCGCTGGACCGGCTCCCGCTGGTGCCGGCGGGGGGCTCCGGGGTCGGCGGGGTGCACCACCTGGAGGTGAAGCCCGCCTACCACTGCAGCGAGCACCGGCACAGCTTCCCGGCCCTGTACTACGAGGAGGGCGCCGACAGCCTGAGCCAGCGCGTGTCCTTCCTCAAGCCGCTGACCCGCTCCAAGCGGGACTCCACCTACTCGCAGCTCTCGCCCAGACACTACTACTCTGGCTACTCCTCCAGCCCTGAGTACTCCTCCGAGAGCACGCACAAGATCTGGGAGCGCTTCCGGCCCTACAAGAAGCAGCACCGGGAGGAGGCGTACGTGGCCGCCGGGCACGCCCTGCGCAAGAAGGTCCAGTTCGCCAAGGACGAGGATCTGCACGACATCCTCGATTACTGGAAAGGGGTCTCGGCCCAGCAGAAGCTGTGA